The following proteins are co-located in the Microbulbifer sp. VAAF005 genome:
- the narJ gene encoding nitrate reductase molybdenum cofactor assembly chaperone has protein sequence MKRLLRALALLLDYPSESVKTHINDIRETLDSEQALSSIDRAMIAPLLRSYLQQELLSLQVDYSDLFDSSRALSLHFFEHIHGESRERGQAMLNLGEEYIAHGCFLQRDELPDYIPIFLEFISCLPETEIRDWLSQPAHVFAALAQRLDERQSAYAGIFHLLIKLAGKQPDAQAVKELLARNQQATETSVEEEWEEKPITFTTPQHQVPPSGIIARLKAAGKLIMSSSET, from the coding sequence ATGAAAAGGTTATTACGTGCTCTGGCGTTACTACTGGACTACCCCAGTGAATCCGTGAAAACGCATATCAATGATATTCGCGAAACACTGGACAGTGAGCAAGCACTTTCCAGCATAGATCGCGCCATGATTGCCCCCTTGCTACGTAGTTATTTACAGCAGGAGCTGCTGAGCTTACAAGTGGACTACAGCGATTTATTCGACAGCTCCCGCGCCCTATCACTACATTTTTTTGAACATATTCACGGTGAAAGCCGCGAGCGCGGCCAGGCAATGCTCAATCTGGGCGAAGAGTACATTGCACACGGCTGCTTCCTTCAACGCGATGAACTGCCTGATTACATCCCGATCTTTCTGGAATTTATTTCCTGCTTGCCAGAAACCGAAATCCGTGACTGGCTATCGCAACCGGCCCATGTATTTGCCGCCTTAGCCCAGCGCCTCGACGAGCGCCAGTCAGCGTACGCAGGGATCTTTCACCTGCTCATAAAACTCGCAGGAAAACAGCCCGATGCCCAAGCGGTAAAGGAATTACTTGCGCGAAACCAACAAGCAACGGAAACGTCTGTCGAGGAAGAATGGGAGGAAAAACCCATCACCTTTACAACGCCCCAGCACCAAGTTCCACCAAGCGGGATTATCGCGCGGCTGAAAGCCGCCGGTAAATTGATTATGTCTTCCAGCGAAACGTGA
- the narH gene encoding nitrate reductase subunit beta, translating into MKIRAQIGMVLNLDKCIGCHTCSITCKNVWTNREGVEYAWFNNVESKPGVGYPKDWENQKRWNGGWIRKKNGKLQPRAGSKWRLLANIFANPDLPEIDDFYEPYTFEYDWLQKAPELQAQPSAKPRSLVTGDVLTKIEWSGNWEDDLGGEFSARSKDYNFAGVEKEIYSQFEQTFLMYLPRLCEHCLNPSCVASCPSGAIYKREEDGIVLIDQGKCRGWRMCVSGCPYKKIYYNWSTGKSEKCIFCYPRIEAGMPTVCSETCVGRIRYLGVMLYDADRIEQAAAVENEKDLYPAQRDIFLNPHDPEIQAQAARDGIPQAWLDAATHSPVYKMVMDWEVAFPLHPEYRTLPMVWYVPPLSPIQSAAEAGKIAVNHGMPDVSSLRIPLRYLANLLTAGDEVPVTRALERMLAMRAYMRAKTVGGVTNEEIPKSVGLTRKTIEDMYRYMALAAYEDRYVIPTNHRESEENAYHLRGAMGFSFTEPHNGSTKLDLFGGPKRMPGKRYTDTP; encoded by the coding sequence ATGAAAATCCGTGCCCAGATTGGGATGGTCCTGAATCTCGACAAGTGTATTGGCTGTCACACCTGTTCAATTACCTGCAAAAATGTATGGACCAACCGTGAAGGTGTCGAATACGCCTGGTTTAACAACGTGGAATCCAAACCCGGTGTCGGTTACCCGAAGGACTGGGAAAACCAAAAGCGCTGGAACGGCGGCTGGATTCGCAAGAAAAATGGCAAACTCCAGCCCCGGGCTGGCTCAAAGTGGCGCTTACTGGCCAATATTTTTGCCAACCCGGACCTGCCGGAAATTGATGATTTCTATGAGCCCTACACCTTCGAATACGACTGGCTGCAAAAGGCTCCTGAGCTCCAGGCACAGCCCTCAGCCAAGCCCCGCTCTCTGGTCACCGGTGATGTGCTGACAAAAATCGAATGGAGCGGCAACTGGGAGGATGATCTGGGCGGCGAATTCAGTGCGCGCTCAAAGGACTATAACTTCGCCGGTGTCGAAAAGGAGATCTACAGCCAGTTCGAACAAACCTTTCTGATGTACTTACCCAGGCTGTGCGAGCACTGCCTGAATCCATCCTGTGTAGCCTCCTGCCCCTCTGGTGCTATTTATAAACGAGAGGAGGATGGCATCGTCCTGATTGACCAGGGCAAATGTCGTGGCTGGCGTATGTGCGTTTCCGGCTGCCCCTATAAGAAGATTTACTACAACTGGTCCACTGGCAAATCTGAGAAATGTATTTTCTGCTACCCCAGGATCGAAGCCGGGATGCCAACCGTGTGCTCGGAAACCTGTGTTGGTCGAATCCGCTACCTGGGCGTTATGCTCTACGATGCCGACCGAATCGAGCAAGCCGCTGCCGTAGAGAATGAAAAGGACCTGTATCCCGCGCAGCGGGATATCTTCCTCAACCCCCACGATCCCGAGATCCAGGCGCAAGCGGCCCGCGATGGTATTCCCCAGGCATGGCTGGATGCGGCAACCCACTCACCCGTGTACAAAATGGTGATGGACTGGGAGGTTGCTTTCCCCTTGCACCCCGAATATCGCACGCTGCCGATGGTTTGGTATGTGCCCCCTCTATCGCCAATCCAATCCGCCGCTGAGGCCGGCAAGATCGCAGTGAATCACGGTATGCCGGATGTCAGTTCACTGCGTATCCCTCTGCGTTATTTGGCCAACCTGCTCACGGCCGGCGACGAAGTACCGGTAACCCGCGCATTAGAGCGAATGCTGGCAATGCGTGCCTACATGCGCGCTAAAACTGTTGGGGGGGTAACCAATGAGGAAATTCCAAAGAGCGTCGGTCTCACCCGGAAAACCATTGAGGATATGTACCGCTATATGGCGCTCGCCGCCTACGAAGACCGCTACGTAATCCCGACCAACCACCGTGAATCCGAAGAAAATGCATACCACCTGCGCGGTGCTATGGGCTTTAGCTTTACGGAACCACATAACGGAAGTACCAAGCTTGATCTATTTGGCGGCCCCAAGCGCATGCCGGGCAAACGCTATACGGATACCCCCTAA
- a CDS encoding molybdopterin-dependent oxidoreductase: MSHFLDRLTFFRQRTETFSDAHGITTGESQDWEDAYRKRWAADKIVRSTHGVNCTGSCSWKIYVKGGIVTWETQQTDYPRTRPDLPNHEPRGCPRGASYSWYLYSGTRVKYPLVRARLVEAWRNARTSKSPVDAWRSITEDQNSRESWVSRRGRGGFVRIGWDEVNEIIAAANAYTIDKYGPDRVAGFSPIPAMSMVSYAAGSRYLSLLGGVLLSFYDWYCDLPPLPPKPGESKPTFLRALTGTTPAISWYGGQMSHRHAHQMRTFIPKCATKALKAL; this comes from the coding sequence ATGAGTCACTTCCTGGACCGCCTCACCTTTTTTCGCCAACGCACCGAAACTTTTTCTGACGCTCATGGAATTACAACAGGTGAGTCCCAGGATTGGGAGGATGCCTACCGCAAACGCTGGGCGGCTGACAAAATTGTACGGTCTACCCACGGTGTCAACTGCACCGGCTCTTGCTCATGGAAAATCTACGTAAAGGGCGGCATTGTTACCTGGGAGACTCAACAGACTGACTACCCCCGCACCCGGCCCGATCTACCCAACCATGAACCGCGAGGCTGTCCCCGGGGTGCCAGTTACAGCTGGTACCTCTATTCCGGCACCCGAGTGAAATACCCACTGGTTCGGGCACGATTGGTGGAGGCCTGGCGCAACGCGCGCACCTCTAAATCCCCTGTAGATGCCTGGCGCTCTATTACAGAAGACCAGAACAGTCGTGAGAGCTGGGTTTCCCGCCGTGGTAGGGGTGGTTTCGTCCGTATCGGCTGGGATGAAGTCAATGAGATAATCGCCGCAGCTAACGCCTATACGATCGACAAGTACGGACCCGACCGAGTCGCTGGCTTCTCCCCTATTCCCGCAATGTCGATGGTTTCCTATGCCGCCGGCAGTCGCTATTTATCACTTCTCGGTGGCGTGCTGCTGAGCTTTTACGACTGGTACTGTGACCTACCCCCTCTTCCCCCCAAACCTGGGGAGAGCAAACCGACGTTCCTGAGAGCGCTGACTGGTACAACTCCGGCTATCTCCTGGTATGGGGGTCAAATGTCCCACAGACACGCTCACCAGATGCGCACTTTTATACCGAAGTGCGCTACAAAGGCACTAAAAGCGTTGTAG
- the yegQ gene encoding tRNA 5-hydroxyuridine modification protein YegQ — MSFSVFKPELLSPAGTLKNMRYAFAYGADAVYAGQPRYSLRVRNNEFKNIETLRLGIEEAHQQGKQFYIASNIAAHNDKVRSYLRDLEEIVEMGPDALIMSDPGLIMMVRERWPDLPVHLSVQANAVNYATVKFWHRQGLSRVILSRELSLDEIEEIRQKVPEMELEVFVHGALCIAYSGRCLLSGYMTHRDANQGACTNSCRWQYQAHEAKENEVGELIHVQTQEPTKQPTSASESTSQAFLLQEEGRPGEYMPAYEDEHGTYIMNSKDLRAVQHVKRLSEMGVHSLKIEGRTKSHYYVARTAQIYRRAIDDAAAGKDFDMKMMDELETLSNRGYTEGFYRRHPPAEYQQYEKGLISTPGQQFVGELIDGSPEYLTIDVKNRFERGDQLELMTPSGSLFFPLEQMENTEGKAIDVAPGSGHIVKIPRPEGIEDTQLQRALLVKALG; from the coding sequence ATGAGTTTTTCCGTGTTTAAACCTGAGTTACTGTCCCCCGCAGGGACTTTAAAAAATATGCGATATGCGTTTGCCTATGGTGCCGATGCCGTTTATGCCGGCCAACCCCGCTACAGCTTGCGTGTGCGCAATAATGAATTTAAAAATATTGAAACCCTGCGCCTAGGCATAGAAGAAGCACACCAGCAGGGAAAACAGTTCTATATCGCCTCTAATATCGCCGCTCACAACGACAAAGTTCGCAGTTACCTGCGGGACCTGGAAGAAATTGTCGAAATGGGGCCTGACGCCCTGATTATGTCCGACCCGGGCCTGATAATGATGGTAAGGGAGCGCTGGCCTGATCTGCCAGTCCACCTATCCGTACAGGCCAATGCGGTAAACTACGCGACCGTAAAGTTCTGGCATCGCCAGGGGTTATCTCGGGTGATACTTTCCCGGGAACTGTCCCTGGATGAGATTGAAGAAATTCGCCAGAAAGTGCCCGAGATGGAGTTGGAAGTCTTTGTCCACGGTGCGCTCTGTATCGCCTATTCCGGGCGCTGCTTGCTATCCGGTTATATGACCCATAGAGATGCCAACCAGGGTGCCTGCACCAACTCCTGCCGCTGGCAATACCAAGCTCATGAAGCCAAAGAGAATGAAGTTGGCGAGTTGATTCATGTGCAAACCCAGGAACCCACCAAGCAACCCACCTCCGCCAGTGAAAGTACTTCCCAGGCCTTTTTACTACAGGAAGAGGGTCGCCCTGGAGAATATATGCCGGCCTACGAAGATGAGCACGGTACCTACATCATGAACTCCAAAGATCTGCGGGCCGTACAGCACGTCAAGCGCCTCTCGGAAATGGGCGTTCACTCTTTAAAAATCGAAGGTCGCACCAAATCCCACTACTATGTGGCTCGTACTGCTCAGATCTATCGTCGCGCGATAGACGATGCTGCAGCAGGAAAAGACTTTGACATGAAGATGATGGACGAATTAGAAACCCTCTCGAACCGGGGCTACACGGAAGGTTTCTACCGTCGCCATCCACCAGCAGAATACCAGCAATATGAAAAGGGATTGATATCAACTCCGGGCCAACAGTTCGTAGGCGAGCTTATTGACGGCAGTCCTGAGTATTTGACGATTGACGTAAAAAATCGCTTTGAACGCGGTGATCAATTGGAGTTAATGACTCCCAGCGGTAGCTTGTTCTTCCCCTTGGAGCAAATGGAGAATACGGAAGGTAAGGCTATCGATGTGGCGCCAGGCTCAGGGCATATTGTGAAAATTCCTCGGCCGGAAGGTATTGAAGATACGCAATTGCAGCGGGCATTATTGGTCAAAGCACTGGGCTAA
- a CDS encoding cytochrome P460 family protein gives MRSAYLFTSLVLTLVLGISAKADENLNSTYKSMVDSQGNITLPDNYRREWVFLGSYQVKSSSGDGWDTHNVYTQPQAVEGYRKKGKFPDGTVLVKDVNSTQSEPLTTGLAYYSSDLQFTFMMVKDDNNRFPENPAWAEGWGWALFKPGIAKSETETWKGTGLNNCFGCHLPAKNNDWVYTQGYQQVLQN, from the coding sequence ATGCGCAGCGCCTACTTATTTACCTCTTTAGTTCTGACACTCGTATTGGGTATTTCTGCAAAGGCCGATGAAAACCTCAATTCAACCTATAAAAGCATGGTTGATAGCCAGGGGAATATTACTTTGCCGGATAATTACCGCCGGGAATGGGTCTTCCTGGGCTCCTATCAGGTAAAGTCCTCGAGTGGCGATGGATGGGATACTCATAATGTTTATACCCAACCCCAGGCAGTAGAAGGGTATCGCAAAAAGGGGAAGTTTCCCGATGGGACAGTTTTGGTAAAGGATGTTAATAGCACCCAATCGGAGCCCTTAACCACAGGGTTGGCTTATTACTCCTCAGACCTTCAATTCACTTTTATGATGGTAAAAGACGATAACAACCGCTTCCCAGAAAACCCGGCTTGGGCAGAAGGCTGGGGATGGGCTTTATTTAAGCCAGGAATAGCCAAAAGTGAAACTGAAACCTGGAAAGGCACCGGGCTTAACAACTGTTTTGGATGTCATTTGCCTGCCAAGAATAATGACTGGGTATACACACAGGGTTATCAGCAGGTCCTGCAGAACTAA
- a CDS encoding Crp/Fnr family transcriptional regulator — MQRTSDPIKKLRFLKETVLLRQGDSGSQVYFIHAGYVLIQKVDYCGNLAIIDLYGPGSWFGPGLTGKNMDIQATAKSGSELEVTSIQHLNAVMERQSQTHDGLLQQLATRESQLQQRLFLHITAPLPVRLANLLAQLFNYRGQPCGHGHQLDIKLTQSELAVMAGGSRQTVSQQLKQWKSDGVIDYTRQYICLLDQTALKSLAENQIYAPVSAS; from the coding sequence TTGCAACGAACTAGCGATCCAATAAAAAAGCTTCGATTCCTCAAAGAAACGGTATTACTCCGACAAGGGGATTCTGGTTCCCAGGTTTATTTTATTCATGCCGGCTACGTCCTTATCCAAAAAGTGGACTACTGCGGCAACCTAGCCATTATCGATCTCTACGGGCCCGGATCATGGTTTGGACCAGGTCTAACTGGGAAAAACATGGACATTCAAGCAACCGCCAAATCCGGCAGCGAACTGGAAGTTACATCCATTCAACATCTAAACGCCGTGATGGAGCGCCAATCACAGACCCACGATGGGCTATTGCAACAACTAGCCACAAGGGAATCTCAGCTTCAGCAACGTCTTTTCCTCCACATCACCGCCCCCTTACCGGTCCGGTTGGCCAATTTGTTAGCACAACTATTTAATTACCGGGGACAACCCTGTGGTCATGGACATCAACTAGACATCAAATTGACCCAGTCCGAACTAGCCGTCATGGCTGGTGGCAGCAGGCAAACAGTCAGCCAACAGCTTAAACAGTGGAAGTCTGATGGTGTTATCGACTATACGCGCCAATATATCTGCCTTCTCGATCAAACCGCGTTAAAAAGCCTGGCAGAGAACCAAATATATGCGCCAGTGTCAGCCAGCTGA
- a CDS encoding bifunctional 2-methylcitrate dehydratase/aconitate hydratase produces the protein MIADPAPNIRPDYDQVIQDIADYVLHFKVGSSDAWETARLSLMDSLGCAFLALSFPECTKLLGPWVEGTWVPNGARVPGTRFRLDPIKASWDIGCTIRWLDYNDTWLAAEWGHPSDNLGAILAVCDHLSQGRLVKGGSPIKMGAVLEAMVKAYEIQGVLALSNSFNRVGLDHVLLVRVASAAVAAWLKGAGREEVMAAVSQAWADGGALRTYRHSPNTGSRKSWAAGDASSRGVRLADLAISGEMGVPGVLTAKQWGFYDVLFSKMNAEQQLKPPPECSFQFPRSFGSYVMENILFKISYPAEFHGQTACEAAIILHPQVADRIDNITKVVVTTHESALRIITKSGPLNNPADRDHCLQYIVAVALIFGDLQPGFYEDDFHRDHKEIDILRDKIEVIEDKGYSKDYLDPDKRSIASAVQVFFKSGDASEKIEVEYPMGHRRRRREGIPLLEDKFRSNLATRFPQGRANKIFAAINDLQGLKQLSVNRFMDLLVI, from the coding sequence ATGATTGCTGACCCCGCTCCGAATATCCGCCCCGATTACGATCAGGTGATACAGGATATCGCAGATTATGTGCTTCATTTCAAAGTGGGTTCCAGTGATGCTTGGGAAACAGCACGGTTAAGCCTGATGGACTCCTTGGGGTGTGCCTTTCTGGCGTTGAGTTTCCCTGAATGCACAAAGTTGTTAGGTCCCTGGGTGGAGGGGACATGGGTGCCGAATGGGGCCCGGGTACCTGGCACCCGGTTTCGCTTGGACCCGATAAAAGCGTCATGGGACATCGGCTGTACAATTCGATGGCTCGATTACAACGACACTTGGTTGGCGGCTGAATGGGGGCATCCCTCTGACAATCTTGGGGCAATATTGGCCGTTTGTGACCACCTGTCGCAAGGGCGATTAGTTAAAGGGGGAAGCCCAATAAAAATGGGCGCGGTACTCGAAGCAATGGTCAAAGCCTACGAGATTCAAGGTGTCTTGGCATTGTCTAACAGCTTTAATCGGGTTGGGCTCGATCATGTACTACTGGTGCGGGTTGCTTCTGCCGCTGTGGCTGCCTGGCTTAAAGGTGCTGGGCGGGAGGAAGTAATGGCGGCGGTGTCTCAGGCGTGGGCGGATGGTGGAGCATTGCGGACCTATAGGCACTCCCCGAATACTGGATCACGCAAGTCCTGGGCTGCAGGTGATGCCAGTTCCCGTGGGGTTCGCTTGGCTGATTTGGCGATAAGTGGAGAAATGGGGGTGCCCGGAGTACTTACGGCAAAGCAATGGGGTTTTTATGATGTCCTTTTTAGCAAGATGAATGCTGAGCAGCAACTAAAACCACCACCAGAGTGCAGTTTTCAGTTCCCTAGAAGTTTTGGCTCCTATGTGATGGAGAATATCTTATTCAAAATTTCTTATCCGGCTGAGTTTCACGGTCAAACAGCTTGTGAGGCGGCAATTATTTTACATCCACAGGTTGCAGACCGTATCGATAATATTACCAAGGTGGTAGTGACCACACATGAATCAGCCCTTCGCATCATCACTAAATCAGGTCCATTAAATAATCCGGCAGATCGGGATCATTGTTTGCAATATATTGTTGCAGTGGCGCTAATTTTTGGTGACTTACAGCCAGGTTTTTATGAAGATGATTTTCATCGCGATCACAAAGAGATCGATATCTTGCGGGACAAGATTGAAGTGATAGAAGATAAAGGTTACTCAAAAGATTATTTAGACCCAGATAAGCGTTCTATAGCCAGTGCGGTACAAGTATTTTTTAAAAGTGGTGACGCATCAGAAAAGATTGAAGTTGAATATCCGATGGGACACCGCCGTCGCCGACGGGAGGGGATTCCGTTATTGGAAGATAAGTTCCGTAGTAATTTAGCTACGCGATTCCCTCAAGGGCGGGCTAACAAAATTTTTGCAGCTATTAATGATCTTCAAGGGTTAAAGCAGTTGTCAGTTAATCGCTTTATGGATCTATTGGTTATTTAG
- a CDS encoding porin produces MNKTALSLAIVAMVPALANAQDEGDVLDFYGKANVTFQAADEGDDSVTDVQSNASRLGVKGEIALTEGVKGIYRMEYEVDMDGDADDTFSQRNIYAGLEGGFGQVIAGKFDTPLKVAQKKVDLFNDLEGDIKSLITSSDNREEDALQYTTPSFGGFKASAAFISNKEEVIDETTGEERNNGVSMSVAYDNNGVYLAYAMDQDVEGQDVDVHRFVAQYNIGPVQVGALFEEQDADGGETVDGWMSSVAYKLDQWTLKAQYGQSDIKEEGGETFSLGADYKFNSAAKIFGFYTDETADEDYDRSYAGIGVEYKF; encoded by the coding sequence ATGAATAAGACCGCTCTCTCTCTGGCCATCGTTGCCATGGTACCTGCTCTGGCCAACGCCCAAGATGAAGGCGATGTACTCGACTTTTACGGCAAAGCCAACGTCACCTTCCAGGCTGCCGACGAAGGTGACGATTCCGTCACTGACGTTCAGAGCAACGCTTCCCGCCTGGGCGTGAAAGGCGAAATCGCCCTGACTGAAGGCGTTAAAGGTATCTACCGTATGGAATACGAAGTAGATATGGACGGTGACGCTGACGATACTTTCTCCCAGCGCAACATCTACGCAGGCCTGGAAGGCGGCTTTGGCCAGGTCATCGCTGGTAAGTTCGATACTCCCCTGAAAGTTGCCCAGAAGAAAGTTGACCTGTTCAACGACCTCGAAGGCGATATCAAGAGCCTGATCACCAGCAGCGATAACCGCGAAGAAGACGCACTTCAGTACACTACTCCTTCTTTCGGTGGCTTCAAAGCTTCTGCGGCTTTCATCAGTAACAAAGAAGAAGTTATTGACGAAACTACCGGCGAAGAACGCAACAACGGCGTTTCCATGTCTGTCGCCTATGACAACAACGGTGTTTACCTGGCCTACGCTATGGACCAGGACGTTGAAGGTCAGGACGTTGACGTTCATCGTTTTGTAGCTCAGTACAACATCGGCCCTGTACAAGTAGGCGCCCTGTTCGAAGAGCAAGATGCTGACGGCGGCGAAACTGTCGACGGCTGGATGAGCTCTGTTGCTTACAAGCTGGACCAGTGGACTCTGAAAGCCCAGTACGGCCAGTCTGATATCAAAGAAGAAGGCGGCGAGACTTTCAGCCTGGGCGCAGACTACAAATTCAACAGCGCAGCCAAAATTTTCGGCTTCTACACCGACGAAACTGCTGACGAAGACTACGATCGCAGCTACGCCGGTATTGGTGTTGAATACAAGTTCTAA
- a CDS encoding DNA internalization-related competence protein ComEC/Rec2: protein MRFRARVVDIVSSSLGEEGGQLAPPELSIGSLLNLTWYRIDGEALARLRGGSQWILPVRLRTPRGSVNPHTFDYEGWLLREGITATGYVRPRDYPPQWLGQGNGIIGLRDELRSLISQLPIQRPDLIAALLLGDRSQLSEGDTDLLKRTGTGHLIAISGLHVGMVAGCILLMGTVLAKGIGLFTGTSRFGIAIGLALVASLVYTLIAGVPLSAQRALVMTWVLLLGWHWRRRLGAGFAFSLALAIVLTLQPLAFYSAGFWLSFVAVGSLLLGFSGRISLSREPQWRPKAEASGAVTSWQHRFSQLSLWQLLRSQWLIAIGLFIPSIIYFSGFSLSGVLVNLVAIPWMGLSILPSLMLGAVFIDTQLGVWLLQFAGWQLDLLMTALNIVDHSIPGFRGFAIASTALVIVIAGLGAVLLLLPKGLPGRKLGWLFFLPVAQPWLSTLAPADERLKLSVLDVGQGLSVVISTGKSRIVYDAGPSIPSGWSAGGSIVAPYLMSSGGSELDMLIVSHGDRDHAGGVAGLLRNIEAKKLYAPGTLTSNLPLSPATITEQCWAGMEEQLGDISFRWLWPSLTAQGEELLDGEENDHSCVILAEWQGVRLLLTGDISRKVEYQLSKMYPQFSAVDVLIAPHHGSRSSSSVALLEWARPKRVVFSAGFRHHFGHPHTDVVKRYQNFGARILNTAESGAIEFLWRHGEEAPEVKQARLAPRFWYASHNRD, encoded by the coding sequence GTGCGTTTTCGCGCTCGAGTTGTGGATATTGTTTCCAGTTCTTTAGGTGAAGAGGGTGGCCAGTTAGCACCGCCAGAGCTATCTATCGGAAGCCTTCTCAACCTAACCTGGTATCGAATTGACGGTGAGGCTCTGGCTCGCCTGCGGGGTGGCTCTCAATGGATATTGCCTGTGCGATTGAGAACTCCCAGGGGGAGCGTTAATCCACATACATTCGACTATGAAGGCTGGCTTTTGCGAGAGGGAATTACGGCAACAGGGTATGTTCGCCCCCGCGATTATCCTCCTCAGTGGCTGGGGCAGGGGAATGGCATTATCGGGTTAAGGGATGAATTGCGCTCCCTAATTAGTCAGTTACCGATCCAACGACCGGACCTGATAGCTGCGCTATTGCTTGGGGATCGCAGTCAGTTGAGCGAAGGTGATACCGACCTGCTTAAAAGGACAGGTACGGGCCACCTTATTGCCATATCCGGCTTACATGTGGGCATGGTGGCCGGTTGTATTTTGTTGATGGGCACCGTACTGGCAAAAGGGATTGGACTTTTTACGGGCACCAGCCGTTTTGGTATTGCGATAGGACTCGCCTTGGTGGCGAGCCTTGTTTATACCTTGATCGCCGGCGTTCCTCTATCCGCGCAACGTGCGCTTGTAATGACCTGGGTGCTATTACTGGGTTGGCACTGGCGGCGCAGACTGGGAGCGGGTTTTGCTTTCTCATTGGCACTGGCAATAGTGCTTACCCTGCAGCCACTGGCTTTTTACAGTGCTGGTTTTTGGTTGTCCTTCGTGGCCGTCGGGAGTCTGCTTTTGGGGTTTAGTGGGCGAATTAGCTTAAGTCGAGAGCCGCAATGGAGGCCGAAGGCTGAGGCCTCTGGTGCTGTAACCTCATGGCAGCACCGATTTTCCCAGTTATCGTTATGGCAGCTGTTGCGAAGCCAGTGGCTGATTGCAATTGGCCTGTTTATCCCATCGATAATATATTTTTCAGGCTTTAGCCTTTCAGGTGTATTGGTCAATCTTGTAGCGATTCCCTGGATGGGCCTGTCTATTTTGCCATCACTTATGTTAGGTGCTGTATTTATTGATACTCAGCTGGGTGTTTGGCTGCTGCAGTTTGCAGGTTGGCAATTGGATCTGCTGATGACTGCACTCAATATTGTCGATCATTCGATACCGGGGTTTCGTGGTTTTGCGATTGCCTCCACTGCATTGGTGATAGTCATCGCCGGGCTTGGCGCGGTGCTACTTTTGCTGCCTAAAGGGTTGCCAGGGCGCAAGTTGGGCTGGTTATTTTTTCTTCCAGTTGCTCAGCCCTGGCTTTCTACATTGGCGCCGGCAGATGAGCGTTTGAAGTTGTCAGTCCTGGATGTTGGTCAGGGGTTGTCAGTAGTTATCAGCACTGGAAAAAGTCGTATTGTTTATGATGCAGGGCCTTCAATCCCCTCGGGCTGGAGCGCGGGAGGTTCGATAGTGGCTCCCTACTTGATGAGTAGCGGAGGTAGTGAACTAGATATGCTAATCGTCAGTCATGGTGATAGGGATCATGCCGGCGGCGTGGCGGGTTTACTTAGAAACATTGAAGCAAAAAAGCTCTATGCTCCGGGGACTTTAACTAGCAATTTACCATTATCGCCAGCCACGATTACTGAGCAGTGCTGGGCAGGAATGGAAGAACAGCTGGGAGATATATCATTTCGATGGTTATGGCCCTCCTTAACGGCACAGGGAGAGGAATTACTGGATGGTGAGGAGAACGATCACAGCTGTGTAATTTTGGCTGAGTGGCAGGGGGTGCGTTTACTGCTTACTGGGGATATCAGTCGTAAGGTTGAATATCAACTGTCTAAAATGTATCCACAATTTTCCGCTGTTGACGTACTGATCGCGCCTCATCATGGTTCCCGCTCTTCCTCATCGGTCGCTTTACTCGAATGGGCCAGGCCTAAACGGGTTGTATTTAGTGCCGGTTTCCGCCATCACTTTGGCCACCCTCACACCGATGTTGTGAAGCGCTACCAAAACTTCGGTGCAAGAATTTTAAATACCGCTGAGAGTGGTGCGATCGAGTTTTTGTGGAGGCACGGAGAGGAAGCACCTGAAGTTAAACAGGCTCGTTTGGCACCTCGGTTTTGGTATGCGAGTCACAACAGGGACTAA